A window of the Gemmatirosa kalamazoonensis genome harbors these coding sequences:
- a CDS encoding penicillin acylase family protein has translation MPFFLAASNTAHAGVDSAKLAEAGRLLSQWDRRYTRDDTRAVLFELAMRELSIRTWDELDDEAKGARPAPGAFGEPSTTPARAVNVPTAILAELLADSASAWWDVRRTGDRVEHRDDVVAASLVAALDSARRKYGEPDAGGWTWSRMRHANIKHLLQIPALGALDLPVQGGPSTIAPSPGTGTHGPSWRMVVELGPEVHAMSIYPGGQSGNPLSPRYKDRIGKWLAGELDTLFVPHAASEMAGARSAGALTLVPGR, from the coding sequence GTGCCGTTCTTCCTCGCGGCGTCCAACACCGCGCACGCCGGCGTCGACTCCGCGAAGCTCGCCGAGGCCGGCCGGCTGCTGTCGCAGTGGGACCGCCGCTACACGCGCGACGACACGCGCGCGGTGCTGTTCGAGCTCGCGATGCGCGAGCTGTCCATCCGCACGTGGGACGAGCTGGACGACGAGGCGAAGGGCGCGCGCCCCGCCCCCGGCGCGTTCGGCGAGCCCTCGACGACGCCGGCCCGCGCGGTGAACGTCCCCACGGCGATCCTCGCCGAGCTGCTCGCCGACTCGGCGAGCGCGTGGTGGGACGTGCGGCGTACGGGCGACCGCGTGGAGCATCGCGACGACGTCGTCGCGGCGAGCCTCGTCGCCGCGCTCGACAGCGCGCGCCGCAAGTACGGCGAGCCCGACGCCGGTGGGTGGACGTGGAGCAGGATGCGCCACGCGAACATCAAGCACCTGCTGCAGATCCCGGCGCTCGGCGCGCTCGACCTGCCGGTGCAGGGCGGGCCATCGACGATCGCGCCGTCGCCCGGCACCGGCACGCACGGCCCGAGCTGGCGCATGGTCGTCGAGCTCGGCCCGGAGGTGCACGCGATGTCGATCTACCCCGGCGGCCAGTCGGGCAATCCGCTCAGCCCGCGCTACAAGGACCGCATCGGAAAGTGGCTTGCGGGAGAGCTCGACACCCTCTTCGTTCCCCACGCCGCGAGCGAGATGGCCGGCGCGCGTTCGGCGGGCGCCCTCACCCTCGTTCCCGGTCGCTGA